A single genomic interval of Helianthus annuus cultivar XRQ/B chromosome 13, HanXRQr2.0-SUNRISE, whole genome shotgun sequence harbors:
- the LOC110899490 gene encoding KAT8 regulatory NSL complex subunit 3, with product MAPKRRRTVDNESKEAVQNRSSMVTRSRSAKYVKISDNNNSPVVVFAHGAGAPSSSEWMIRWKNLLADSLNAVEVVTFDYPYISQRKPPPKAEKLIEFHSDIVKMTAAKYPHHPLILAGKSMGSRVSCMVAAENGIRASAVVCLGYPLKGSKGAIRDEPLLQLTVPTMFVQGTKDGLCSLESLEVVMKKMKAVSKLHVVENGDHSMKIAKKNLELAGISQEEAEQSAVQAIAMFVSQTIGAM from the exons ATGGCTCCGAAGCGACGGCGAACGGTGGATAATGAAAGCAAAGAAGCAGTACAAAATCGGTCTTCGATGGTTACAAGAAGTCGGAGTGCAAAATATGTGAAGATAAGTGATAATAATAATTCGCCGGTGGTGGTTTTCGCTCACGGCGCCGGGGCTCCTTCATCTTCTGAGTGGATGATTAG ATGGAAGAATTTATTGGCTGATTCACTAAATGCAGTTGAAGTTGTAACTTTTGACTACCCAT ACATTTCTCaaagaaaacctcctcccaaagCCGAAAAACTAATCGAGTTTCACTCGGATATCGTCAAAATGACTGCTGCAAAGTACCCACACCATCCTCTAATTTTGGCTGGAAAGTCCATGGGTTCAAG AGTAAGTTGTATGGTAGCCGCTGAGAACGGTATTCGGGCTTCTGCTGTAGTTTGCTTGGGGTACCCACTAAAG GGATCAAAAGGAGCCATTCGAGATGAACCCCTTTTGCAGCTTACAGTTCCTACCATGTTTGTACAG GGCACTAAAGACGGGTTGTGTTCACTGGAGTCACTAGAAGTGGTTATGAAGAAAATGAAAGCTGTAAGTAAACTGCATGTCGTTGAAAACGGTGATCACTCGATGAAAATCGCAAAGAAGAATCTTGAGTTGGCGGGAATCAGTCAAGAAGAAGCAGagcaatctgctgttcaagcaaTTGCAATGTTTGTTTCGCAAACCATAGGTGCAATGTGA